One window of the Cryptomeria japonica chromosome 7, Sugi_1.0, whole genome shotgun sequence genome contains the following:
- the LOC131030410 gene encoding uncharacterized protein LOC131030410: MEFFFCGSLTTIAKKDKDKKQQKVIPVRRSDWIRNATKSDFYLYKQDVDKKQLKQIPEKRSDWISNQGNPGMRPCLKTSVSVLGTFRGLGMVRGRFPQFLNCQEFRGDISEMGDVCLSCGDVRTSRGRLGRTPSVPPHLRLLKK, from the exons atggaattttttttttgtggAAGTCTCACAACGATAGCAAAGAAG GATAAAGATAAAAAGCAGCAAAAAGTAATACCTGTGAGAAGATCAGATTGGATTCGAAACGCAACAAAGTCCGATTTTTATCTATATAAACAA GATGTAGATAAAAAACAGCTAAAACAAATACCTGAGAAAAGATCAGATTGGATTTCAAACCAAGGAAACCCGGGGATGCGTCCCTGCCTGAAAACCTCCGTCTCAGTTctggggacgtttcggggacttgggatGGTCAGGGGACGTTTCCCACAGTTCCTAAATTGCCAAGAATTTAGAGGGGACATCTCCGAAATGGGGGACGTCTGTCTTAGCTGTGGGGATGTCCGTACATCCCGGGGACGGCTGGGACGTACCCCTTCCGTCCCTCCGCATCTAagactattaaaaaaataa